The Triticum aestivum cultivar Chinese Spring chromosome 6D, IWGSC CS RefSeq v2.1, whole genome shotgun sequence genomic sequence TATACTTTTCATTTTCGGGAAGCACAGTTCTGCTTCTAGCATAACCTTTTCGGGAAGCACGGTTGTACTTTTTGGGAAGCAAGTTTGATCTAGCAAATTGCAAGCAATATTTTGTTATGAGAAAAGTATATTTTCTGTCCCTTAACTTTTAGCAAAGTCTAGATTTGACTCCTCAATTATGAAACCAGGTAATTTGCATCCTCAACTATAGAAACCAGACAAAGTTCGTCCCTTCTCTCGTCTGATCTGGTTTTAGTGTTGACTCTGCCGGTTTTTACCGGTCAAAGCTGACGCGGCAAGGGAGACCCGAGCTGTCCCGGTTCCTCTATCTCGCGGATGccctcgaccccgccgccgacgAGCGCCCCTTGCGCCGCCCTCCTGTATCCTCCACCTCCCCGTTCTTCCCCTTCTCCTCTCCATCCCGACTCCACCTGCTCAGCCGCACAACCCAGCTCGCTTCCCGCCGCCATCAGCGCCTCGTGCGCGCCACCGCCCGCAGTCCAGCGAGTCGCCGTCACGCCTTCCTCCGTCTGCATCGCCCGATGGCCACCAACCCGCTCCCGTCCGCTGCCCTACCCTCTTTTGCCTCCTGGACGCTCGCATTGCACCCTCGACCCTGCCCCGCGCGCCATGGCGCTCCGCCACTGGACAGGAGGGGGTGATAGAGATGCCCAACGGGAAGGCGGTGTTCCTCGTCGACGCCTACGACTCCTTCCTTGCCGGCTGATCGCACTATGCCAGCACTCCTCCGAGCTCTGCGCCACCATGGCTGCGAAGCAGTGCATCCTGCGGCGCACCTACCGCGCCATGTcctgttggaataagccacggtaTGAGTGCTGATCATGTGCGTGTGCCGCACTGATCGAGCCTGTCGCCGGTCCGTTGCCGCGTCACGTGCAACAGCCAGGAGTGCGTGTGTGGCGTGTGTGTGCGCGTGAGCGTACTGCCGCGTGAGCTAGCAATCTGTTGCGAGCCGGCCGCGCATGCAGCTCGTGCTCATGCAGCAGGGCGGGGTGGGCTGCGCGTGTACGCGCACCGGCCTGGGTATAAAATCCGTAGACCGCTCGATGGTTGCCAACCAGTTGTAACAGTTTGTGCTGAAAGAAAATTTTGCCGTACGCGCAGCGGGTGTTCGTCGCCAAACACCAAtgctcctctttcttcttcctacATTCCAGCGTGAGAGCAAGAGAGAGCTAGGGTTAGACCCGAACATGTCCGGCCGCTTCGACTGTGTTGCGCACGGCCTTGCCAACGTCTGGCTCAAGCGCGAGGCCTTCGTCACGTTCCCCATTGCCAATTACCACTCGCTGCAGCCTCGCTGGCACATGGCcagaagcagcagcagcacgagcccGCCGGTGCCGGCTGTGCCATCTGGTTGTCGGACTTCGTCGATGGCGAACAAGGTGCTTGATAAAATGACCACCATAAGAAGAAGAAGGTACGAGGGGAGAGAGGAAGGACATGATGAGGTGGCAGTCAACAGGAATACCAGGGTCAAAACCATGCTAACTCAGGGCAAATACCACTTTGAGTTGGGGGAGGGACGGAACTTATCCGGTTTCAAGAGTTAAAGGTGCAAATTGTCTGGTTTCAGAATTGAGGGATCAAATTTAGACTTCACCCAAAGTTCAGGgatgaaaagtatacttttctctttTGTTATTGTACCAATTGTGTACGTTTTGTGATGGTATGCTCTCTTTCAGGTTGCTAAGGCTAAGCCACATGGACCTCCAGCAGTTATATGGAGTCTTGGCTGTACAGTTTTGGAGATGCTGACCGCCAAAGTTCCATACCCTGATATGGAATGGGTGCGTATTCTGTCACCTTAGTTTTCTGAAACAGCTTCTAAGTTTTAAATACTGCAAGACATGTAACTTAAATGCGCTGGTATACTGGAGCTGCATACTAAGCTAAATTTTAAAAATTGAAAGATCAAGGGCTATCTTCCTAGGGGGAGGGGACTATGAATTCCATGACATTTGTATGCGCAAGTATCATAATGTATAGTGGGCACCCCCAAAAAATCTACCGCTATATTGTTGTTGTCTATTTTGATGTATTTATTAGGGAAATTAGAAATGCATAGATACAAGTAGCAGACccatttccccgcaaaaaaaagtagCGAACCCATTCCCTGTATTTGGATCTTGTGGTTTTCTTAATATCAGAGTTGTGTATTGTTATTGTTTGTGATGCAATCTTCTCTCCTGCCATGTAGACACATGCTTTGCTCAAAATTGGTAGGGGAATACCACAAAAAATTCTCAATACGTTATCAGAAGATGCCCGGTATTTCATAGCAAAGTGTGTTCAAGCAAACCAAAAGGACCGGCCATCTGCTGCTCAGCTGTTGGAGCACCCTTTTGTGAAGAGACCACTGCAACATTAAGGCGTGCGATGTACATATTGCTAACACATTTGCTTGTACATAAGCTGGTAAGTCTTTCGTCCTTTTCCTCATTAAGAAATGCGGGTGCTTTCATCTCTTCTAAGTTCTAACTCACTCGTTAAAAGATTGAGTTGGTTTCACTgcaaacataatgacttgtctccatCGCTATGTATAGCTTTTAATTTCGCATGTGGAAAGGTGTGGGTGATACCGAGGAGTGAAGATGATCCTACAGCCCAAAAGTGTTCCTTGTTCACGCTCCCGCTTTAATTGTTTCCCGGAGATTTCAACATTGAGATAGCTAGCTTCCAACATGAGGAGCACCTATCGGCATTCAGTTGAAAGGTAGCTCTGAAATATGAGTGAGATATGTTTACTTAAGAGGTACCTTGTTGTTGGCTGATAGGATTTGTTTCTCATGGAGCCCGTAGCCTAGTCTCAGAGTGTGGAATGAAAGATTTACAGTGTGGGGTGCTAAGCGCTCACACAACAGTTCACTCTTCGACCGTGTTTACATACCTGTACAGTTCACTTACTGTTGCCAATGCAAACTGATCCTATTGTCCATGttgttaactactccctccgttccagaatagAATAAGTGCCTGAGGTAAAACCACGCCACGcggcacttattttggaatggagggactaTTTGACTGTGATCTTGCTCCATACCTGTACAGTTCAGTTCCTATGGAAATACAATCTGTTTCTACCACAGAAGGTCCAGAATCTCAGTGTCTATGTCATATATAGCACGAGATGCGCATACACGGCCATGTATGCAGATTTGCTTAGAAGATCTGCAGTGCTACTTCTGGCCTGCTCATCAAAAGATTCATCTCATCACCTATTGTATTACTGTACATGTTGGATCCTTTTCAGTTTTCACGATACCCAAAGAACTAAAGATACAACAAATTTCTAATCTACTATTGGTTATTTTCCTCTTATGTTCTCATGGATGCAAGCAAAGCAGTAGCCTCTATAGATGTTTGATCCTTTTCGTCTTACTCCAAATACACCTGATCATGGACGTCGTGATTAAGGCATGGCCCCAAACAGCAGCCGTGTACAAGGAGACTATTTCTGCCTTTCTGGTGTCGCTCATTCCTAACATTTTTTTTCCAAACCAACCTATGGAGAAGGCCTTTTTGTTTCTCTTGTAACGCAAACCAGGGAAATGCTTGTTTGGGTGTATCTTTTTGTTTGCACCATGTTCTCTTCTTACCTATCTAGTCGTTGGAGGTCACCATAGTTATATATAGTCGAGAGAAAAAATGTGCACAGATAAATATATGTATATTCTTTCCCTCTTGCCTTTGAAAGAGGAGTAGGTGAGCACAAGTGAATATATGATCTTCTGACTGCAATGTATGGAAGTAATTACTGTTATTGTTTTTGACAGGGATATGGGAGCAAGTAGGTGAGACATTACGGGTGATATAATCGAAGAAAAATGTAGTAGTCCAATATTTCCACAGCAACACCAACGCTATCAGTTCAGGAGCTTGTGTTGTTCTTCACCTTCCAGAAATGCAGTGTATATGCTTGATTGAGCTGATCACATATATACCACGAGATGAGCATCAGATGACAAGCATTGTAAATTTGCTTCTAAAAATTTAACACTGATACTTCTCATCTGTCTGACATAAAAAGGTCAATTCATCACCTGTGTTACTGGCTTGCTGCGCATGTTGGATGCCTCTCCCCACACTGTACATGTAATGGGAGTCACAATGACCGTAGAACTGCAAATACGGAGTACAACAGATTTCTAATCAACCGTTGGCTCTTTTCGTCTTATGTTCTCGTGGATGGGCAAGCAAAGCAGTAGTCTGTACAAACGCTCGAAACGCAGAACATGGTGACTACTGAAAGCCTCCAGTCTTCAATGCTCACTCACGGCCTCACGCCCTGCCATCTCATGACTGAGCAGGTCAAGCATGTCCAACACCTCCCCAGCCTGCGGATGAGACCGATCACCGCAGACAAACTCATGCAGGTCGCCGTCGATCTCCACGGCACTGCGGCCTGGCCTCTTCTTCACCCCCCGGGCTTTCATCAGGCCCCTGACCTTGCCGGCCCCATCCCATTTCCCGACGGCGGCGTAGATGTTCGACAGCAGCACGTAGTTCGAGTCGCCGCCAGGGTCCTGCTCGAGGAGGTACTGCATCAGCTGCTCAGCCATGTCCACGTCCCCGTGAATCCGACAACCCGCGAGCAGGGCTCCAAGCACCACCTCATTCGGCCGCATCGGCATGGTCGCCACCATGCTCATGGCCTCGTCCAGGCGCCCGGCCCGGCCGAGCAGGTCAACCACGCACCCGTAGTGCTCCATCCTTGGTCGGATGCCGTGCTCTTCCCTCATGGCGTCATAGTACCTCAGCCCCTCGTCGGTGAGACCAGCATGGCTGCAGGCCGTTAGGACGCCCGTGAACGTCACAGCGTCTGGCTTGAACCCCTTCCTCCTCATTGCCTCGAAATGCTCGATGGCGTCCGTGCACCTTCCGTTGGCTGCCAACCCGACGATCATCGAGTTCCACGAGACCACCGTCCGCTTCCTCATGCTGTCAAACACCAGCCGTGCAAACTCCACCTGACCGCACCGAGCATACATGTCGATCAACGAGTTGGCGATGCGGATGTTGCCCTCCAGCCTCTCCCTGGTCACGAACCGGTGCACCCACATACCGAGACTGAGCGCGCCGACCTCGGCACTTGCAGAGATAGCAGCTACCAGCGTGACGTAGTCTGGCTCGACACCGTCCAGCAGCATGGCATGGAAGCAGTTGATCGCCTCGTCGTGGCGCCCGTTCTTGACGCACCCGTCGATGAGCGCCGTCCAGGAGACCTTATCCGGGTCcggcattccgtcgaacacctcGCGCGCGGTGGCGACGAGGCCGTTGCACATGAGGACGGTTATCATGGTGTTGTAGGTGACCACGGACCTGACGGGCATGGAGCCGAACAGCTGGAGGGCGTGGTGGGGGAGGCGGGACGCGAGGTAGAACCGCGCGAGGCAGGtgcagaggaggaggtggccggggaagagCTTGATGGCCATGGCGTGGAGCGATAGCGCGAGGGGCTGGGCCAGcggggaggagggggcgccggcgcAGGCAGAGACGACGGTGAGGAGGGTGACGTCGTTGGGCGCAGGCGCGACGGGGGAGGAGAGCATGGCGGAGAGCGCCGCGGCCGTCGCCGGCAGGTCGCCCTCCCGCGCCGGGCGCGCGATGGCAGCCGTCCACGAGACCACGTCtctcggcggcgtgcggcggcgcggctTTGGGGTGGCGCGCTGCGCTGGTGGAGGGAGACTGAGAGATGGAGAGGCGGCCGCTGCCATGGCCGAGAAGCTTTCGGCTGGAAGAGTAGAAGCAGACCAAATTATGAAGACTGCTGTCGATGTACGGAAAAATGGGGAGAAAAATGGGCCAGATTTACAAACATAGGAGATCCATGAAGGAGGTGGCAAAGGTTTTCTCAATGCTAAGATAGCCTGCCTTAATATATTTCAGTTATAATGAGTTTGCAAAAAAACTAAAACGTGTTTTGCTATGGGCAAGTTGCTCACAAATGAAAATGGCAAAGACATCACTCAATTTCCCAAATACGAAGACGAGACGCAACGCTGATGTAGAAATGTTAGAGCCTTAGAGGTAGCTTCGCTAGAGTAATCTATTAGTGGTAATGTGGGGGTGGTGGGTTATATTTGCACACTTTTGTCGCCGCCTCGTTTAACCTCTTATTGTAATCTAC encodes the following:
- the LOC123145663 gene encoding pentatricopeptide repeat-containing protein At1g05750, chloroplastic, with amino-acid sequence MAAAASPSLSLPPPAQRATPKPRRRTPPRDVVSWTAAIARPAREGDLPATAAALSAMLSSPVAPAPNDVTLLTVVSACAGAPSSPLAQPLALSLHAMAIKLFPGHLLLCTCLARFYLASRLPHHALQLFGSMPVRSVVTYNTMITVLMCNGLVATAREVFDGMPDPDKVSWTALIDGCVKNGRHDEAINCFHAMLLDGVEPDYVTLVAAISASAEVGALSLGMWVHRFVTRERLEGNIRIANSLIDMYARCGQVEFARLVFDSMRKRTVVSWNSMIVGLAANGRCTDAIEHFEAMRRKGFKPDAVTFTGVLTACSHAGLTDEGLRYYDAMREEHGIRPRMEHYGCVVDLLGRAGRLDEAMSMVATMPMRPNEVVLGALLAGCRIHGDVDMAEQLMQYLLEQDPGGDSNYVLLSNIYAAVGKWDGAGKVRGLMKARGVKKRPGRSAVEIDGDLHEFVCGDRSHPQAGEVLDMLDLLSHEMAGREAVSEH